Proteins from a single region of Synchiropus splendidus isolate RoL2022-P1 chromosome 3, RoL_Sspl_1.0, whole genome shotgun sequence:
- the ppp1r16a gene encoding protein phosphatase 1 regulatory subunit 16A has product MAEHSELLAEMSTIGRLSATERLKHAQKRRAQQLKTWAQMEKDAARGSKAKAEKKKVRATKVKFPDSVTLLDAAARNDVEEMRQLLNSGVSPDLVNEDGLTALHQCCIDDYVEVVQCLLDAGASVNASDSEQWTPLHAAATCGHTGLVQLLIQAGANLLAVNADGNMPYDLCEDEATLELLEMVMAEQGITQDRIDECRGAKEEVMLADVQTLIQSGADLNAQDENGATLLHIASANGYVSVGELLLEHKAQVEVKDSDGWTPLHAAACWGHIQMVELLVAHEASLNAKSVLDETPLDVCIDEEVRSKLMDLKHKHDAIMKGQDRQKGTLQRRASSTGSRGKVVRRVSVNERSSLYKREHHKEAIVWQERGRQPEPPDDDEDRQTDNELHHQVNMATGSGASHPEEHDSIDRKFTSSLGNGETSAFLASPVPGELGLSGGGLTERSASYHLSPSSGPSPQPVSGAGDGPDSMTLEKSHQTLADLKRQRAAAKLNKYPAPAPPLHPPLEEEGQGVDADTTTPVQPGIPGHATTEQVNSQSQVFFTPTSGDPPLLKLRAPEEDPPPAKEPCCGLM; this is encoded by the exons ATGGCAGAGCATAGTGAGCTGCTGGCCGAGATGTCCACCATTGGACGTCTAAGTGCCACTGAACGCTTGAAACATGCCCAGAAGCGTCGCGCCCAGCAACTTAAAACATGGGCCCAGATGGAAAAGGATGCAGCTCGAGGTTCGAAGGCcaaagcagagaagaagaaggtgcgGGCAACGAAAGTAAAATTTCCCGACTCTGTCACACTgctggatgcagctgctcgcaACGACGTGGAGGAGA TGAGACAGCTACTAAACAGTGGAGTCAGCCCAGATTTGGTCAACGAGGATGGACTGACAGCTCTGCATCAG TGCTGCATAGATGATTACGTGGAGGTCGTGCAGTGCCTGCTGGACGCTGGGGCTTCAGTCAACGCGTCAGACAGTGAGCAGTGGACGCCGCTgcacgctgctgccacctgcggCCACACCGGGCTAGTGCAGCTACTGATTCAAGC TGGTGCGAACCTGCTGGCTGTCAATGCTGATGGCAACATGCCCTATGATCTCTGTGAGGATGAGGCCACTCTGGAACTGCTGGAGATGGTCATGGCAGAACAGG GAATAACTCAGGATCGTATAGATGAGTGCAGAGGAGCTAAAGAGGAAGTCATGCTGGCTGATGTCCAAACCCTGATCCAGAGTGGAGCTGACCTGAACGCTCAGGATGAGAACGGAGCAACTCTG CTTCATATAGCATCAGCTAACGGCTACGTGTCCGTGGGAGAGCTTCTGCTGGAGCACAAGGctcaggtggaggtgaaggatTCGGATGGCTGGACGCCGCTTCACGCTGCCGCCTGCTGGGGACAT ATCCAGATGGTGGAGCTGCTAGTGGCTCATGAAGCTAGTCTGAATGCTAAGTCTGTCCTGGATGAAACACCACTGG ATGTTTGTATTGACGAAGAGGTCCGGTCCAAACTGATGGATCTGAAGCACAAGCACGACGCCATCATGAAAGGTCAGGACCGGCAGAAGGGGACGCTCCAGCGGCGGGCGTCCAGCACCGGCAGCAGAGG CAAAGTGGTCCGTCGTGTCAGCGTCAATGAGCGCTCCAGTTTGTACAAGCGCGAGCATCATAAAGAGGCCATCGTGTGGCAGGAGCGAGGCCGGCAGCCAGAGCCTCCTGACGACGATGAGGATCGACAGACGGACAATGAGCTGCATCATCAGGTCAACATG GCGACTGGCAGCGGAGCGTCACATCCTGAGGAACATGACTCCATTGACCGTAAATTCACGTCCAGtcttgggaacggagagacctCTGCCTTTCTTGCGTCTCCTGTTCCTGGAGAACTGGGTCTCAGTGGTGGGGGTCTCACTGAGCGCAGCGCCTCCTACCATCTCAGCCCCTCGTCCGGACCAAGCCCTCAGCCTGTCTCTGGGGCGGGCGATGGTCCAGACAGTATGACACTGGAGAAGTCGCACCAAACACTGGCCGATCTGAAGCGACAACGGGCGGCAGCTAAGCTGAATAAGTACCCAGCACCTGCCCCGCCTCTACATCCcccgctggaggaggagggtcagGGCGTGGACGCCGACACTACTACCCCAGTGCAGCCAGGCATCCCAGGCCACGCCACGACTGAACAGGTGAACTCTCAAAGTCAGGTCTTCTTTACTCCGACCAGTGGAGATCCTCCACTGTTGAAGCTGCGAGCCCCTGAGGAGGACCCGCCCCCCGCCAAGGAGCCCTGCTGTGGTCTCATGTAG